From the Candidatus Binatia bacterium genome, one window contains:
- a CDS encoding aromatic-ring-hydroxylating dioxygenase subunit beta, with the protein MKRSEMDSGLRQEIEDFLYLEAELLDERRLREWLDLFTDDSRYWAPTRHNPLERPDDLTEELSKPGESYYFNDTKQTLKIRVERVYSKQAWAEVPPSRTRRLISNVRVKKDDGREIEAHSNFIVYRTRMEKDEDIFVGTRKDILRRVNGAMKIARRTVILDQAVLAAKNISIFL; encoded by the coding sequence TTGAAGCGAAGCGAGATGGACAGCGGACTGCGTCAGGAGATCGAAGATTTTTTGTATCTGGAAGCCGAGCTTTTGGACGAGCGGCGGCTGCGGGAGTGGCTCGATCTATTTACCGACGACTCGCGTTACTGGGCGCCGACTCGACACAACCCACTGGAGCGGCCGGACGATCTGACCGAAGAGTTGTCCAAGCCGGGCGAGAGCTACTATTTCAACGACACGAAACAGACCTTGAAAATCCGAGTCGAGCGGGTCTATTCGAAGCAGGCGTGGGCCGAGGTGCCTCCCTCGCGAACGCGCCGTCTCATCTCGAACGTTCGGGTGAAGAAAGACGACGGGCGAGAGATCGAGGCTCATTCCAACTTTATTGTTTATCGGACGCGAATGGAGAAGGACGAGGACATTTTCGTCGGCACGCGGAAAGATATTCTCCGGCGCGTGAACGGCGCAATGAAGATCGCCCGCCGGACCGTCATCCTGGATCAGGCGGTGTTGGCTGCAAAAAACATCAGCATCTTCTTGTAA
- a CDS encoding aromatic ring-hydroxylating dioxygenase subunit alpha, whose translation MEIKSLVDPEGGLVDRRIFSDREIYELERERLFARCWLYLGHESEIPNPGDFAAAYMGEEPVILWRDLNGKARAFLNMCRHRGNRVCRADRGNTRLLTCSYHGWTYSADGKLAIVPRAEAFRDLDRDKWGLIPVAQIDSYKGLIFATFDPEAPALLEYLGDMAWYLDILLDRREGGTEVSGPHRWIVDANWKTAAENFGGDGYHIASTHGSARDLGIDTTTSETRISAKGHQISCGNGHILVAWVTPSDDAGPWFAQPVIELADYMKKHAAEIEKRLGEVRARKVSPSAGTIFPNLSVHWLTRTIRVWHPRGPDKMEIWSWAIVDKTAPPDIKEVMRFVSQYRFSPTGVFEQDDMDNWIQVTGAARSVIGRRYPANYQMSLNEPASEIGLRGRLASRWSDSNQLSLYLHWAKMLEAKNWSEIKSASHSSC comes from the coding sequence ATGGAGATCAAATCTCTTGTCGATCCGGAAGGCGGACTCGTCGATCGCCGCATTTTTTCCGACCGCGAGATTTACGAGCTGGAGCGCGAGCGGCTCTTCGCGCGCTGTTGGCTCTACCTCGGCCACGAGAGCGAGATCCCCAATCCGGGCGATTTCGCCGCCGCCTACATGGGCGAAGAGCCGGTGATCTTGTGGCGCGATTTGAACGGCAAGGCGCGCGCCTTCTTGAACATGTGCCGCCATCGCGGCAACCGCGTGTGCCGTGCCGACCGGGGCAACACCAGGCTTTTGACGTGCTCTTATCATGGATGGACCTACAGTGCCGACGGGAAACTGGCTATTGTCCCGCGGGCCGAAGCCTTCCGTGACTTGGACCGCGACAAATGGGGATTGATCCCCGTCGCCCAAATCGACAGCTATAAAGGATTGATCTTCGCGACGTTCGACCCCGAGGCGCCGGCGCTGCTCGAATATCTGGGCGACATGGCCTGGTATCTGGATATTCTCCTCGACCGGCGTGAGGGCGGCACCGAAGTGAGCGGGCCGCACCGCTGGATCGTCGATGCCAATTGGAAGACGGCGGCGGAAAATTTCGGCGGCGACGGCTATCACATCGCCAGCACGCACGGCTCGGCGCGCGACCTCGGCATCGATACGACGACGAGCGAGACCAGGATTTCTGCCAAAGGCCACCAGATCTCCTGCGGCAACGGCCATATTCTGGTCGCGTGGGTGACGCCGTCGGACGACGCCGGTCCGTGGTTCGCGCAGCCGGTCATCGAGCTGGCCGATTATATGAAGAAACACGCCGCGGAGATCGAGAAGCGGTTGGGCGAAGTGCGCGCGCGGAAAGTTTCGCCGTCCGCGGGAACGATTTTTCCGAACCTGTCCGTCCACTGGCTCACGCGCACGATTCGCGTCTGGCATCCGCGCGGGCCGGACAAAATGGAGATCTGGAGCTGGGCGATCGTCGACAAAACGGCGCCGCCGGACATCAAAGAGGTCATGCGTTTCGTCTCGCAGTACCGCTTCAGTCCCACGGGCGTCTTCGAGCAGGACGACATGGACAATTGGATCCAGGTCACCGGCGCCGCGCGGAGCGTGATCGGCAGGCGCTACCCCGCTAACTATCAAATGAGCTTGAACGAGCCGGCGTCGGAAATCGGTCTCCGCGGGCGTCTCGCGAGCAGGTGGAGCGACTCCAACCAGTTGAGCCTTTATCTCCACTGGGCGAAAATGCTCGAAGCAAAAAACTGGAGCGAGATCAAGAGCGCGTCCCATAGTAGTTGCTGA
- a CDS encoding VOC family protein: MALDVERLRKMTPPQGMPFKIRRLGHVVVMASDLERSMNFYTQILGFKVSDVYPEDMQPGGFAFLRCGTDHHTIALVGGGHGDSKQRELHHIAFEVATVEEVFRVRDRLREKNVPITFEGRRRAGCQISVEFLDPDGHSIEIYWGLDQIGSDGRARPSSEWKGIKGLEEAVANPVSGQDTAAR; this comes from the coding sequence ATGGCTTTGGATGTCGAGAGATTAAGAAAGATGACTCCGCCGCAGGGGATGCCGTTCAAGATCCGGCGGCTCGGCCACGTGGTTGTGATGGCGAGCGATCTCGAGCGCTCGATGAATTTCTACACGCAGATTTTGGGGTTCAAAGTCTCGGACGTTTATCCCGAAGACATGCAGCCGGGCGGGTTCGCCTTTCTCCGCTGCGGCACGGACCATCACACGATCGCGCTGGTCGGCGGCGGTCACGGCGACTCGAAGCAGCGCGAGTTGCATCATATCGCCTTCGAGGTCGCAACGGTCGAGGAAGTCTTCCGCGTGCGCGACCGGTTGCGCGAAAAAAATGTTCCGATTACGTTCGAAGGGCGGCGCCGGGCCGGCTGCCAGATATCGGTTGAGTTTTTAGATCCCGACGGTCATTCCATAGAAATTTATTGGGGACTTGACCAGATCGGCAGCGACGGCCGCGCGCGGCCGTCGAGCGAATGGAAAGGCATCAAAGGTCTCGAAGAGGCGGTCGCCAATCCGGTATCCGGCCAGGATACCGCGGCGCGGTAA
- a CDS encoding DUF748 domain-containing protein: MPNWLGGIMRRRLALWIAGTFAFFLILIFVLAYLIDEPLRRRMERDINASLKGYTVRIGKLDFHPIGLSLDLEESWIYQTAHPDPPIAYIPNLTASVDWRALLRGRLTADFEIDRPKVHFDLRQFVQEAKDPTPVKEKGWQEALYAIYPLKINRFAIQNGDLTYVDKGPFKPLHVTRLNFVAENIRNVKSETGVFPSPVFLEGVVFDKGKAKLEGHADFLAAPHMAVKGDIELDQITLDYFKPIAERYKFSVRKGTLSTRGSIEYAADVQKFLIGNVTVNGLDADYLHQETGTGPTEKVTKEAGKVARQTANEPTLEVKVDRLVLDGRVGYINQAAKPPYNVFLEGAKVEVQNVSNHLKDGVARANVTGKFLGSGDARAQAAFRPETKGPDFDLTLAIENTDMTKMNDLLRAYGNFDVVQGIFSMYAEITVRQGKIEGYVKPLFSDMKVYDRRQDKEKGLFRKMYEGLVGGISGLLENRPREEVATKIPLTGDVEAPQTSTWETVVRLVQNAFFKAILPGFEKEVSGGGGRPSPKPATKMPDVAKKPEPAPG, translated from the coding sequence ATGCCGAACTGGCTCGGCGGAATTATGCGGCGACGACTGGCCCTTTGGATCGCCGGAACATTCGCGTTTTTTCTGATCCTCATCTTCGTCCTCGCCTACCTCATCGATGAACCGTTGCGACGGAGGATGGAGCGCGACATTAACGCCAGCCTCAAGGGATATACAGTTCGCATCGGCAAGCTCGATTTCCATCCGATCGGCCTCTCGCTCGACCTGGAAGAATCGTGGATTTATCAGACCGCTCATCCCGATCCGCCGATCGCTTATATCCCCAACCTCACTGCGAGCGTTGACTGGAGAGCGCTCCTTCGCGGCCGGCTGACGGCCGATTTCGAGATCGACCGTCCCAAAGTCCACTTCGATCTCCGGCAGTTCGTGCAGGAAGCCAAAGATCCGACCCCAGTCAAGGAGAAGGGCTGGCAGGAAGCCCTTTACGCCATTTATCCGCTGAAGATCAACCGCTTCGCCATTCAAAACGGCGATCTCACTTACGTCGATAAAGGCCCATTCAAACCGCTCCACGTCACCCGGTTGAACTTTGTCGCCGAGAATATTCGCAACGTGAAGTCCGAGACAGGCGTATTCCCGTCGCCGGTTTTCTTGGAAGGCGTCGTCTTCGACAAAGGCAAAGCGAAATTAGAAGGCCATGCGGACTTTCTCGCGGCGCCCCATATGGCCGTCAAAGGAGATATTGAACTCGACCAGATCACTTTGGATTATTTCAAGCCGATCGCGGAACGATACAAGTTCTCCGTGCGCAAGGGGACGCTTTCGACGCGGGGCTCGATCGAATACGCCGCCGACGTTCAGAAGTTTCTGATCGGCAACGTTACGGTCAACGGCCTCGACGCCGACTACCTCCACCAGGAGACTGGAACGGGGCCGACGGAAAAAGTCACGAAGGAGGCCGGAAAAGTCGCCCGGCAAACCGCCAACGAGCCGACTCTCGAAGTGAAAGTCGACCGGCTCGTTCTCGACGGCCGCGTCGGTTACATCAACCAGGCGGCGAAGCCGCCCTATAACGTTTTTCTCGAAGGCGCGAAAGTCGAAGTCCAGAACGTGAGCAACCATCTCAAGGACGGAGTCGCGCGCGCGAACGTAACGGGAAAATTCCTCGGCAGCGGCGACGCGCGCGCCCAGGCCGCGTTCCGACCCGAGACCAAGGGACCGGACTTCGATTTGACCCTCGCCATCGAAAACACCGACATGACCAAGATGAACGATCTCTTGCGCGCTTACGGCAACTTCGACGTGGTCCAGGGAATATTTTCCATGTACGCGGAAATTACAGTGCGACAGGGAAAGATCGAGGGGTACGTGAAGCCTCTCTTCAGCGACATGAAGGTTTACGACCGGCGTCAGGACAAAGAGAAAGGCCTCTTTCGAAAAATGTATGAAGGATTGGTCGGCGGAATTTCCGGCTTGCTGGAAAACCGCCCGCGCGAAGAGGTGGCGACGAAGATTCCGCTTACCGGCGACGTGGAAGCGCCTCAGACCAGCACGTGGGAGACCGTGGTCCGATTAGTTCAAAATGCTTTCTTCAAAGCGATCCTGCCGGGATTCGAAAAAGAAGTTTCGGGCGGCGGCGGACGGCCGAGCCCAAAGCCTGCGACGAAAATGCCTGACGTAGCGAAGAAACCCGAACCGGCGCCGGGTTAA